One Actinoplanes missouriensis 431 DNA segment encodes these proteins:
- a CDS encoding carbohydrate ABC transporter permease, translating to MTTLTQVMRLRRTRTAAPKVREPFSDRVFMIVVKLMLAILLALVVMPLIYIVASSFSSPAAVNSGQVKFWPVEFSIEAYQSVLTNAEVLRGYYNSLIYAIAGTLISVTLTVAIAYPLSRRTFYGRNVLMTLLIFTMLFSGGLIPTYMVVHDLGMLDTRWALLIPNAIGVWQVIIARTFFANSVPEELYEAAALDGASELRTLRSVVLPLSKPLLAVLALMYTIYQWNTYFDALVYLKDPDLYPLQIVLRNMLLLNTARTGAVDLAQQMHQLQLANVLKYALIVVSSLPVLIIYPFVARHFTKGVMVGAVKG from the coding sequence ATGACGACGCTCACCCAGGTAATGAGATTGCGGCGTACGCGCACGGCCGCCCCGAAAGTCCGCGAGCCGTTCAGCGACCGCGTCTTCATGATTGTCGTCAAGCTGATGCTGGCGATCCTGCTGGCGCTCGTGGTGATGCCGCTGATCTACATCGTCGCCAGCTCGTTCAGCAGTCCGGCGGCGGTCAACTCGGGTCAGGTGAAGTTCTGGCCGGTCGAGTTCTCGATCGAGGCGTACCAGTCGGTGCTGACCAACGCGGAGGTCCTGCGGGGGTACTACAACTCGCTGATCTACGCGATCGCCGGCACGCTGATCAGCGTCACGCTGACCGTGGCCATCGCCTATCCGCTGTCGCGCCGCACCTTCTACGGGCGCAACGTGCTGATGACGCTGCTCATCTTCACCATGCTGTTCTCCGGCGGGCTGATCCCGACCTACATGGTCGTGCACGACCTCGGCATGCTCGACACCCGCTGGGCCCTGCTGATCCCCAACGCGATCGGGGTCTGGCAGGTCATCATCGCCCGCACCTTCTTCGCCAACTCGGTCCCCGAGGAGCTCTACGAGGCCGCGGCGCTGGACGGGGCCAGCGAACTGCGGACGCTGCGGTCGGTGGTGCTGCCGCTGTCCAAACCGCTGCTCGCCGTTCTCGCGCTGATGTACACGATCTACCAGTGGAACACCTATTTCGACGCCCTGGTCTATCTCAAGGACCCCGATCTGTACCCGTTGCAGATCGTGCTACGGAACATGCTCCTTCTCAACACCGCCCGGACCGGCGCCGTGGACCTGGCGCAGCAGATGCATCAGCTGCAGCTGGCCAACGTCCTCAAATACGCGCTGATCGTCGTCTCCAGCCTGCCCGTTCTGATCATCTATCCATTCGTCGCGCGCCATTTCACCAAGGGCGTGATGGTGGGCGCGGTCAAGGGCTGA
- a CDS encoding SigE family RNA polymerase sigma factor yields the protein MARGDDDFIAFAQASSSRLQRAAYLLTGDQHQAEEAAQATLVRVYAAWGRVSRKDPYAYARTVLTNLLTDQWRRPMREYATETMPEQQTAQDVADVVSKRRWLIGVLQALSPRERAVVVLRHFFDASEAEVARELDLSVGTVKSLNSRALAKLRITAGHVPPLRNGTEAGVAL from the coding sequence ATGGCGCGCGGTGACGACGACTTCATCGCGTTCGCCCAGGCGAGTTCCTCGCGACTGCAACGCGCGGCGTACCTGCTCACCGGCGATCAGCACCAGGCCGAGGAGGCGGCGCAGGCCACCCTGGTCCGGGTGTACGCCGCCTGGGGGCGGGTCAGTCGTAAGGACCCCTATGCGTACGCCCGGACGGTGCTCACCAACCTGCTGACCGACCAGTGGCGCCGCCCGATGCGGGAGTACGCGACGGAGACCATGCCGGAACAGCAGACAGCTCAGGACGTCGCCGATGTGGTGTCGAAACGGCGCTGGCTGATCGGCGTTCTGCAGGCGCTGTCACCGCGGGAACGGGCGGTGGTCGTGCTGCGGCACTTCTTCGACGCCAGCGAGGCCGAGGTGGCCCGCGAGCTCGACCTGTCAGTGGGCACGGTGAAGAGCCTCAACTCGCGGGCCCTGGCGAAACTGCGCATCACGGCCGGACATGTGCCGCCGCTACGAAACGGGACGGAAGCAGGGGTAGCACTATGA
- a CDS encoding C45 family peptidase — protein sequence MTVPERPAGPGDRLGAPFVAVSRLVLRGTPEQIGYGLARAAAGVYGSAPRPMPPVLGRARRRWFAVNWPEHHERSRGMAAAFGVDEDPSLCVDDLNGMPLAGGCSAVWRPPSGAEPAVIARNFDIHESVIGTGPPPAGRRLPALARPHVVEMHPDRGLSSVAITGNNLSGCLEGINEAGLAVVELADGQGGELRPAGGPQAGLDEAQLPRFLLDRCRTAGEAREALHGAKHYTRYSTCHFLIADASGDAFVWEREGDNVEHVVDAGAGPLVVTNHLLAPDAAPAGDSLARLRHLARRTRGGDGVHDALDEVRAEEFGIPEAVTLWRSEYRMAESSMTVRFLLGIEEGRRYSAPLTVTL from the coding sequence GTGACAGTCCCGGAACGCCCGGCCGGTCCCGGTGACCGGCTGGGCGCCCCTTTCGTCGCGGTGTCCCGCCTCGTGCTGCGCGGGACACCGGAGCAGATCGGGTACGGGCTGGCCCGGGCCGCGGCCGGCGTCTACGGATCCGCGCCCCGCCCGATGCCGCCGGTCCTGGGACGTGCCCGGCGGCGGTGGTTCGCGGTGAACTGGCCGGAACATCACGAGCGCTCGCGGGGCATGGCGGCCGCGTTCGGGGTCGACGAGGATCCCTCGCTGTGCGTCGACGATCTCAACGGTATGCCTCTGGCGGGCGGGTGCTCGGCGGTGTGGCGCCCGCCGTCCGGCGCCGAACCCGCCGTGATCGCGCGCAACTTCGACATTCACGAATCGGTCATCGGCACGGGACCGCCGCCGGCCGGTCGGCGGCTCCCCGCGCTGGCCCGGCCGCACGTGGTGGAGATGCACCCGGACCGGGGATTGTCGTCGGTGGCGATCACCGGCAACAACCTGAGCGGCTGCCTGGAGGGGATCAACGAGGCGGGGCTCGCGGTGGTGGAGCTCGCCGACGGGCAGGGCGGCGAGCTCCGGCCGGCCGGTGGACCGCAGGCCGGCCTGGACGAGGCACAGCTGCCGCGGTTCCTGCTGGACCGGTGCCGGACCGCCGGGGAGGCGCGCGAGGCGTTGCACGGCGCGAAGCACTACACCCGGTACAGCACGTGCCACTTCCTGATCGCGGATGCGTCCGGCGACGCCTTCGTCTGGGAGCGGGAGGGCGACAACGTCGAGCACGTCGTGGATGCCGGCGCGGGGCCGCTGGTCGTGACCAACCATCTGCTCGCGCCGGACGCCGCGCCGGCCGGCGACTCACTGGCACGGCTCCGCCATCTGGCGCGCCGTACCCGGGGCGGTGACGGTGTGCATGACGCGCTCGACGAGGTCCGCGCCGAGGAGTTCGGTATCCCGGAGGCCGTCACCCTGTGGCGCAGCGAGTACCGGATGGCGGAGTCGTCGATGACCGTCCGGTTCCTGCTCGGCATCGAGGAGGGCCGGCGGTACAGCGCGCCGCTGACCGTCACGCTGTGA
- a CDS encoding carboxymuconolactone decarboxylase family protein, producing the protein MFIAMIPEDAAAGATADYYRQQRQAWGFLPNYAGAFGHRPDVAQAWNALNGAIRGGMDRRRFELATIAAARALRSTYCTAAHSKFLRDVCGDEASLRRLAEAPDGDTLDEQDRAVYRFAAKVAVDAASVEQDDVDRLRAAGLSDGEIADVVYAVAARSFFTRVLDGLGARLDAQTASAFDAELYGSMVVGRDAADS; encoded by the coding sequence ATGTTCATCGCGATGATTCCCGAGGACGCCGCGGCGGGCGCCACCGCCGACTACTACCGGCAGCAACGCCAGGCGTGGGGGTTCCTGCCGAACTACGCCGGCGCGTTCGGCCATCGTCCCGACGTGGCGCAGGCGTGGAACGCTCTGAACGGCGCGATCCGCGGCGGGATGGACCGTCGCCGGTTCGAACTCGCCACCATCGCGGCGGCGCGGGCCCTGCGTTCGACGTACTGCACGGCCGCCCACTCGAAGTTCCTGCGTGACGTCTGCGGCGATGAGGCCTCGCTGCGGCGTCTCGCGGAGGCGCCGGACGGCGACACCCTCGATGAGCAGGATCGTGCCGTCTACCGGTTCGCGGCGAAGGTCGCGGTCGACGCGGCGTCGGTGGAGCAGGACGACGTCGATCGGCTCCGGGCCGCGGGGCTGTCGGACGGCGAGATCGCCGACGTGGTGTACGCGGTGGCCGCCCGCTCGTTCTTCACCCGTGTCCTCGACGGTCTCGGGGCCCGGCTCGACGCGCAGACCGCGAGCGCCTTCGACGCGGAGCTCTACGGCTCGATGGTGGTCGGCCGCGACGCCGCCGACAGCTAG
- a CDS encoding ROK family transcriptional regulator — protein MPEPAAPAMTAVLTAVLTEGPLSRVGLARRLGLSQAAVTKAARPLIDLGYLEELAATERTGPGAGRPASPLSIRPDREFFLGVKITADELIGVVCDLTSRVRASAHRPLAGRDVDHVLAELGRLVGDLLDGPGDHRARTRRLGLAISGDVDRATGLVRYSPFLHWHDVPLRELAEQTTGLTVVVENDVKALTTAEHWFGEGVGAESFALVTVGTGIGCGLVVNGRLVAGVHGVAGEIGHIGVDAGGPACHCGGRGCVEAIAGTDAIVERARQRTGRPELTLDGAVALARSGDPRAAAVFAEAGDAIGCGIAAVANLVGPARIVVSGEGLAAYDLFEPSIRTGFERQAFGAAATCPLSIRPLPFEEWARGAATVGIQSFVAS, from the coding sequence ATGCCAGAACCCGCCGCACCGGCGATGACTGCCGTGCTCACGGCGGTGCTGACCGAAGGCCCGCTCAGTCGCGTCGGGCTCGCCCGCCGACTGGGGCTCTCGCAGGCCGCGGTCACCAAGGCGGCCCGGCCCCTGATCGACCTCGGTTACCTCGAAGAACTCGCCGCGACCGAGCGCACCGGCCCCGGCGCCGGCCGCCCCGCCAGCCCGCTCTCCATCCGCCCCGACCGCGAATTCTTCCTCGGCGTCAAGATCACCGCGGACGAGCTGATCGGCGTCGTCTGCGATCTCACCTCACGGGTACGGGCATCGGCTCACCGCCCGCTCGCCGGTCGCGACGTCGACCACGTGCTCGCCGAGCTCGGCCGCCTGGTCGGCGACCTGCTGGACGGGCCCGGCGACCACCGGGCCCGGACCCGCCGGCTCGGGCTGGCGATCTCCGGCGACGTCGACCGCGCCACCGGACTGGTCCGCTACTCACCGTTCCTGCACTGGCACGACGTCCCACTGCGCGAGCTCGCCGAACAGACCACCGGGCTGACCGTCGTGGTGGAGAACGACGTCAAGGCGCTCACCACCGCCGAGCACTGGTTCGGCGAGGGCGTCGGCGCCGAGTCGTTCGCTCTGGTCACCGTCGGCACCGGCATCGGCTGCGGACTCGTGGTCAACGGCCGGCTGGTCGCCGGCGTGCACGGCGTGGCCGGCGAGATCGGCCACATCGGCGTCGACGCCGGCGGTCCCGCGTGCCACTGCGGCGGGCGCGGCTGCGTCGAGGCCATCGCCGGCACCGACGCCATCGTCGAGCGGGCCCGCCAGCGCACCGGCCGCCCGGAACTCACCCTGGACGGCGCGGTGGCTCTCGCCCGCAGCGGCGACCCGCGCGCCGCAGCGGTGTTCGCCGAGGCCGGCGACGCGATCGGCTGCGGCATCGCGGCCGTGGCCAACCTCGTCGGCCCGGCCCGCATCGTCGTCTCCGGTGAGGGCCTGGCCGCCTACGACCTGTTCGAACCGTCCATCCGCACCGGCTTCGAGCGCCAGGCGTTCGGCGCCGCGGCCACCTGCCCGCTCTCCATCCGGCCGCTGCCCTTCGAGGAATGGGCACGCGGCGCCGCCACCGTCGGCATCCAGTCTTTCGTCGCGTCCTGA
- a CDS encoding extracellular solute-binding protein, which yields MKPVSAFKIVAAVSAVALVAAGCSGGDKEAAPAAKMDGDKVVISVLSPADSDTKLDTNAITTMLSDKYKIKFQFQTTNMDGGPAKEKRQIAISSGDYPDLFMLIPWVDAFTKTEVQKLGQQGVAVPLEDLIKEHAPNIQKALDSNSVLKAMSTAPDGHIYALPQWSDCYHCSYPNKLWMNSDWLKKLNLQMPKTTEDLRTVLKAFKTQDPNGNGKADEIPMTTDPRDSTLLGYLMGGFAYAPYGAQNGVPSLLALNGNQVVTPVDKPEWREGLKYINSLYKDGLIDPASFTQNTEALQTLGNNPSAVQVGSVPVLWPGIFVQLGSKDGRDKQYDAVPPLTGPQGKSYTGYNNPTSVGYTFMLTNKSSKEARVAALKMLDYIYTDEGQIIVNAGPEGVGWEKPKAGDVALDESTQATWKPRLSADVPKNSSWNSLGQYNFTLALRNAQAVPKDIYAETGLERRLFEATKQYEPHVDKAQVFPEAEVWADPATVSELSTLKTNLDSYVSQGQLAFITGTKNIDTEWDAWVQGLDGIGMKRYLELNQQAYDKKK from the coding sequence ATGAAGCCTGTTTCTGCATTCAAGATAGTCGCCGCCGTCTCGGCCGTGGCCCTGGTCGCGGCCGGTTGCTCCGGCGGCGACAAGGAGGCCGCGCCGGCGGCCAAGATGGACGGCGACAAGGTGGTCATTTCGGTGCTGTCGCCCGCCGACTCGGACACCAAGCTCGACACCAACGCCATCACCACCATGCTCAGCGACAAGTACAAGATCAAGTTCCAGTTCCAGACCACCAACATGGACGGCGGGCCGGCCAAGGAGAAGCGCCAGATCGCCATCTCCAGCGGCGACTACCCGGACCTGTTCATGCTGATCCCCTGGGTCGACGCGTTCACCAAGACCGAGGTGCAGAAGCTCGGCCAGCAGGGCGTCGCGGTGCCGCTGGAAGACCTGATCAAGGAGCACGCGCCGAACATCCAGAAGGCGCTCGACTCCAACAGCGTGCTCAAGGCGATGTCGACGGCGCCAGACGGGCACATCTACGCGCTGCCGCAGTGGTCGGACTGCTACCACTGCTCGTACCCGAACAAGCTGTGGATGAACTCGGACTGGTTGAAGAAGCTCAACCTGCAGATGCCGAAGACGACCGAAGATCTCCGTACGGTGCTGAAGGCCTTCAAGACGCAGGACCCGAACGGCAACGGCAAGGCCGACGAGATCCCGATGACCACCGACCCGCGGGACAGCACGCTGCTCGGCTATCTGATGGGCGGGTTCGCGTACGCCCCGTACGGCGCCCAGAACGGCGTGCCGTCGCTGCTCGCGCTCAACGGCAACCAGGTCGTCACCCCGGTCGACAAGCCGGAGTGGCGCGAGGGCCTGAAGTACATCAACTCGCTCTACAAGGACGGCTTGATCGACCCGGCGTCGTTCACCCAGAACACCGAGGCGCTGCAGACTCTTGGCAACAACCCGTCGGCCGTACAGGTCGGATCCGTTCCGGTCCTCTGGCCCGGCATCTTCGTCCAGCTCGGTTCCAAGGACGGCCGGGACAAGCAGTACGACGCGGTGCCCCCGCTGACCGGGCCGCAGGGCAAGAGCTACACCGGGTACAACAACCCGACCTCGGTCGGCTACACCTTCATGCTGACGAACAAGTCCAGCAAGGAAGCGCGCGTCGCCGCCCTGAAGATGCTCGACTACATCTACACCGACGAGGGCCAGATCATCGTCAACGCCGGCCCCGAGGGCGTCGGCTGGGAGAAGCCGAAGGCCGGTGACGTCGCCCTGGACGAGTCGACGCAGGCGACCTGGAAGCCGCGGCTCAGCGCCGACGTGCCGAAGAACTCCTCGTGGAACTCGCTGGGCCAGTACAACTTCACCCTCGCGCTGCGCAACGCCCAGGCGGTGCCGAAGGACATCTACGCCGAGACCGGCCTCGAGCGGCGCCTGTTCGAGGCGACCAAGCAGTACGAGCCGCACGTGGACAAGGCGCAGGTCTTCCCGGAGGCCGAGGTCTGGGCCGACCCGGCCACCGTCTCCGAGCTGTCCACGCTGAAGACCAACCTGGACAGTTACGTCAGCCAGGGCCAGCTGGCCTTCATCACCGGCACCAAGAACATCGACACCGAGTGGGACGCCTGGGTGCAGGGTCTCGACGGGATCGGGATGAAGCGGTACCTGGAGCTCAACCAGCAGGCGTACGACAAGAAGAAGTGA
- a CDS encoding ABC transporter permease: MGSPSLAPRRSRWGQAQRSWRQHWQLYLLVSVPLAYFVIFKYVPMTFNVIAFKDYSPVLGAWDSPWVGLRNFEQLFNNPVFGTLVTNTLILAFYLLLASFPVPILLALALNEVRNGWFRRTVQMVTYAPYFISTVVVVSITILLLSPRIGLVGDVDILGDPDYFRHVYVWTDVWQTAGYSAVIYLAALSGIDPALHEAAKIDGASRLQRIRNVDLPGIMPTAVIMLILGVGNMMAIGFEKAYLLQNNLNLAQSEIIPTYVYKTGLINADFSMATAVGLFNSVVNLVLLLTVNFVAKRITGNGLWR; encoded by the coding sequence GTGGGGTCACCGTCCCTGGCACCTCGGCGCAGCCGCTGGGGCCAGGCGCAGCGGTCGTGGCGTCAGCACTGGCAGCTGTATCTGCTGGTCAGCGTGCCGCTGGCCTACTTCGTCATCTTCAAGTACGTCCCGATGACCTTCAATGTCATCGCGTTCAAGGACTACAGTCCGGTGCTGGGCGCCTGGGACAGCCCGTGGGTCGGCCTGCGCAACTTCGAGCAGCTGTTCAACAACCCGGTGTTCGGCACGCTCGTCACGAACACCCTGATCCTCGCGTTCTATCTGCTGCTGGCGAGCTTCCCGGTGCCGATCCTGCTGGCGCTGGCGCTCAACGAGGTCCGCAACGGCTGGTTCCGGCGCACGGTGCAGATGGTCACCTACGCGCCCTACTTCATCTCCACCGTGGTGGTCGTCTCGATCACGATCCTGCTGCTCTCGCCGCGGATCGGCCTGGTCGGTGACGTCGACATCCTCGGCGACCCGGACTACTTCCGGCACGTGTACGTGTGGACCGACGTCTGGCAGACCGCGGGGTACTCGGCAGTCATCTACCTCGCCGCGCTCTCCGGCATCGACCCGGCACTGCACGAAGCCGCCAAGATCGACGGAGCCAGCCGGCTGCAGCGGATCCGCAACGTGGACCTGCCCGGCATCATGCCGACCGCGGTGATCATGCTGATCCTGGGCGTGGGAAACATGATGGCGATCGGTTTCGAGAAGGCCTACCTGCTGCAGAACAATCTGAACCTCGCCCAATCAGAAATCATTCCGACGTACGTGTACAAGACCGGCCTGATCAACGCGGACTTCAGCATGGCGACCGCGGTCGGGCTGTTCAACTCGGTGGTCAACCTCGTCCTTCTGCTGACGGTCAACTTCGTCGCCAAGCGGATCACTGGAAACGGACTCTGGCGATGA
- a CDS encoding X2-like carbohydrate binding domain-containing protein, which produces MPPSEATSAKESTPDPWAVKPYMGWSSYSMQVYSGNGKWITADQIIKQSDAMKTKLQRYGYDYINVDAAWNDGFDANGRPKPSATLYPQGLQKVIDHVHKNGQKFGLYTIPGISPEVYNASLPIAGAPGCTTHDIVKQPIQQADYWNIGYRLDFTNPCSQKYIDSIVDMFADWGVNFVKFDSVTPGSGISDLSLDARDDVAAWSSALKKHKIWFELSWALDPNYAGYWRSKANGWRIDWDVECYCAHEALTQWQNIARLFPRLETWWRHGGNGGWNDLDSLNVGNGTMDGLTEDERRTAMTLWAISAAPLYLGNDLTNLDKYGLSLLTNPEVIAVDQAGTPARPVSTSTQQQTWYALNPDGSYTVALFNLGRTDKDITVDFADLGLTGAAKVRDLWARKDLGRFPASFTAATVPIHGVRLLKVTPQAGARIAVNDDALRVGYQGEWTRNDGKEVAATSQPLTVTVTDTGAVSAPPASGPVRTIVHDNTDPGISYAGTWSQSTGRGLGDYNDNVHYTERNGDSFQYTFTGTGVSYITEMDTSQGEVDIYLDGQLVKTVNTGREQGQPRLSQQTVFSVNDLPNGSHTLMAVKKSGSFMLLDRIDVQQPSLLDPPAASFDRKAPADVTVKLQRDGSEFTGVSRAGAALKAGTDYTLSGSTVTLRAAYLAGLPLGEAQLDFTFRGDHLNDVHATTRNGDAVSYTFDGTGVDWITATGPDQGLADVFIDGKLAKRVNLQATTRATQQTVFSVAGLRAGKHTVRIVKVSGDVLRTDVIRYRTR; this is translated from the coding sequence GTGCCCCCTTCAGAGGCGACATCCGCCAAGGAGTCGACCCCCGACCCCTGGGCCGTGAAGCCGTACATGGGCTGGTCCAGCTACAGCATGCAGGTCTACTCCGGCAACGGTAAGTGGATCACCGCCGATCAGATCATCAAGCAGTCCGACGCGATGAAGACCAAACTTCAGCGGTACGGCTACGACTACATCAACGTGGACGCCGCCTGGAACGACGGGTTCGACGCCAACGGCCGCCCCAAGCCCAGCGCCACCCTCTACCCGCAGGGCCTGCAGAAGGTCATCGACCACGTCCACAAGAACGGTCAGAAGTTCGGGCTCTACACGATCCCGGGCATCTCCCCCGAGGTCTACAACGCGAGCCTGCCGATCGCCGGCGCCCCCGGCTGCACCACCCACGACATCGTCAAGCAGCCGATCCAGCAGGCCGACTACTGGAACATCGGCTACCGGCTCGACTTCACCAACCCGTGCTCGCAGAAGTACATCGACTCGATCGTCGACATGTTCGCCGACTGGGGCGTCAACTTCGTCAAGTTCGACAGCGTCACGCCCGGCTCCGGGATCAGCGACCTCTCGCTCGACGCCCGCGACGACGTCGCCGCCTGGTCGTCGGCGCTGAAGAAGCACAAGATCTGGTTCGAGCTGTCCTGGGCCCTCGACCCGAACTACGCCGGCTACTGGCGGTCCAAGGCCAACGGCTGGCGCATCGACTGGGACGTCGAGTGCTACTGCGCCCACGAGGCACTCACCCAGTGGCAGAACATCGCCCGGCTCTTCCCGCGCCTGGAGACCTGGTGGCGCCACGGCGGCAACGGCGGCTGGAACGACCTCGACTCGCTCAACGTCGGCAACGGCACCATGGACGGCCTCACCGAAGACGAACGCCGGACCGCGATGACCCTCTGGGCCATCTCCGCCGCACCCCTCTACCTGGGCAACGACCTGACGAACCTGGACAAGTACGGCCTGAGCCTGCTCACCAACCCCGAAGTGATCGCGGTCGACCAGGCCGGCACCCCGGCCCGCCCGGTGTCCACCTCCACCCAGCAGCAGACCTGGTACGCGCTGAACCCGGACGGCAGCTACACGGTGGCGCTGTTCAACCTCGGCCGCACCGACAAGGACATCACCGTCGACTTCGCGGACCTCGGACTGACCGGCGCCGCGAAGGTCCGTGACCTCTGGGCCCGCAAGGACCTCGGCCGCTTCCCCGCCTCGTTCACCGCCGCCACGGTGCCGATTCACGGCGTACGCCTGCTGAAGGTCACCCCGCAGGCCGGCGCCCGGATCGCCGTCAACGACGACGCCCTGCGCGTCGGATACCAGGGTGAGTGGACCCGCAACGACGGCAAGGAGGTCGCCGCCACCTCGCAGCCGCTCACCGTGACCGTCACCGACACCGGCGCCGTCTCTGCGCCGCCGGCCAGCGGCCCGGTCCGCACGATCGTGCACGACAACACCGACCCCGGCATCTCGTACGCCGGGACCTGGTCCCAGAGCACCGGCCGTGGCCTCGGCGACTACAACGACAACGTGCACTACACCGAGCGCAACGGCGACTCGTTCCAGTACACGTTCACCGGAACCGGCGTCTCGTACATCACCGAGATGGACACCTCGCAGGGCGAGGTCGACATCTACCTCGACGGCCAGCTGGTGAAGACCGTCAACACCGGACGTGAGCAGGGTCAGCCCCGGCTGTCGCAGCAGACCGTCTTCTCGGTGAACGACCTGCCCAACGGCAGCCACACCCTGATGGCGGTCAAGAAGTCCGGCTCGTTCATGCTGCTCGACCGGATCGACGTGCAGCAGCCCAGCCTGCTCGACCCGCCGGCGGCCTCGTTCGACCGCAAGGCCCCGGCCGACGTCACGGTGAAGCTGCAGCGCGACGGCAGCGAGTTCACCGGCGTCTCCCGCGCCGGCGCCGCACTGAAGGCGGGCACCGACTACACCCTGTCGGGCTCGACCGTCACCCTGCGCGCGGCGTACCTCGCCGGACTCCCGCTCGGCGAGGCGCAGCTGGACTTCACGTTCCGCGGCGACCACCTGAACGACGTGCACGCCACCACCCGCAACGGTGACGCGGTCTCGTACACGTTCGACGGCACCGGCGTCGACTGGATCACCGCGACCGGCCCGGACCAGGGTCTCGCCGACGTGTTCATCGACGGCAAACTCGCCAAGCGGGTCAACCTGCAGGCCACGACCCGTGCCACCCAGCAGACCGTGTTCAGCGTCGCGGGCCTGCGCGCCGGCAAGCACACCGTCAGAATCGTCAAGGTGTCCGGCGACGTCCTGCGCACCGACGTGATCCGCTACCGCACCCGCTGA